A section of the Triticum dicoccoides isolate Atlit2015 ecotype Zavitan chromosome 7A, WEW_v2.0, whole genome shotgun sequence genome encodes:
- the LOC119332597 gene encoding UDP-glucose:2-hydroxyflavanone C-glucosyltransferase-like → MPTSGDASGALPHPHVVLLPSAGMGHLVPFSRLAVSLSSSDHGCGVSVATVLPTVSSAESAHLEALFSACPAVRRLDFHLARFDASELPGADPFFLRFEAMRRSAPLLGPLLAGAGASALVTDIALASVVIPVAKELGLPCYVLFTASTAMLSLCVHFPAYLDANAGGPVGDVDVPGVYRISKASIPQALHHPEHLFTRQFVANGRELAKADGLLVNSFDEFEPEAIAALRDGSVVAGFPTVFSVGPLAPVSFSASEPAENQADYMQWLAAQPARSVVYVSFGSRKAISKDQLRELAVGLEASGHRFLWVVKSTVVDRDDEAELSELLGEGFLELVQGRGMVTKGWVEQEEVLKQESIGLFISHCGWNSVTEAAANGLPVLAWPRFGDQRVNAGVVARSGLGVWEERWSWEGEEGMVSGESIAEKVKAVMADETVRNKAVSVQDAAAKAVADGGTSYRSLAQFVQRCRDLSVSKATFRRSVNTE, encoded by the coding sequence ATGCCGACCTCCGGCGACGCCTCGGGCGCCCTGCCCCACCCCCACGTCGTGCTCCTCCCGAGCGCCGGGATGGGCCACCTCGTCCCGTTCAGCCGCCTCGCGGTGTCCCTCTCCTCCTCAGACCACGGCTGCGGCGTCTCCGTCGCGACCGTGCTCCCCACCGTGTCGTCCGCCGAGTCCGCGCACCTCGAGGCCCTGTTCAGCGCGTGCCCGGCCGTGCGCCGCCTCGACTTCCACCTCGCGCGGTTCGACGCGTCCGAGCTCCCCGgcgccgaccccttcttcctccgctTCGAGGCCATGCGCCGCTCCGCGCCCCTCCTCGGCCCGctcctcgccggcgccggcgcgtcgGCGCTCGTGACGGACATCGCGCTGGCCTCCGTCGTCATACCCGTCGCCAAGGAGCTCGGCCTCCCCTGCTACGTCCTGTTCACCGCCTCCACCGCGATGCTCTCCCTGTGCGTCCACTTCCCCGCCTACCTCGACGCGAATGCCGGCGGTCCCGTCGGCGACGTCGACGTCCCCGGCGTGTACCGCATCTCCAAGGCTTCCATCCCGCAGGCGCTGCACCACCCCGAGCACCTCTTCACGCGGCAGTTCGTCGCCAACGGCCGCGAGCTCGCGAAAGCCGACGGCCTCCTGGTCAATTCCTTCGACGAGTTCGAGCCAGAAGCCATAGCTGCACTCCGGGATGGCTCCGTCGTTGCCGGGTTCCCAACTGTTTTCTCGGTTGGGCCACTCGCTCCGGTGAGCTTTTCGGCAAGTGAACCGGCGGAAAATCAAGCCGATTATATGCAGTGGCTCGCGGCGCAGCCGGCGAGGTCGGTGGTGTACGTCAGCTTCGGCAGCCGCAAGGCCATATCCAAGGACCAGCTCAGGGAGCTCGCCGTCGGGCTCGAGGCGAGCGGCCACCGGTTCCTGTGGGTGGTGAAAAGCACCGTCGTCGACAGAGACGACGAGGCCGAGCTCAGCGAGCTGCTCGGCGAAGGCTTCTTGGAGCTTGTGCAGGGGCGGGGCATGGTGACCAAGGGTTGGGTGGAGCAAGAGGAGGTCCTGAAGCAAGAATCCATCGGTCTGTTCATCAGCCACTGCGGCTGGAACTCGGTCACGGAGGCGGCGGCGAACGGATTGCCGGTTCTGGCATGGCCGAGGTTCGGGGACCAGAGGGTGAACGCCGGCGTAGTGGCGCGCAGCGGGCTCGGCGTCTGGGAGGAGCGGTGGAGCTGGGAGGGGGAGGAGGGAATGGTGAGCGGGGAGAGTATCGCGGAGAAGGTGAAGGCTGTAATGGCGGACGAGACAGTGAGGAACAAGGCGGTAAGCGTCCAGGATGCGGCGGCGAAGGCAGTCGCCGACGGCGGCACGAGCTACCGGAGCTTGGCCCAATTCGTGCAACGTTGCCGGGATCTGAGCGTCAGCAAGGCTACATTTAGAAGAAGCGTGAACACGGAATAA